CCCATAGCCACTTCAGAGCTGTGAGCTTGAAGTGAAACCTCCTTAGAGGTAGACCCAGCTTGTTGCCTTCTTGTCCCAGCAACCAGATGGCCAAATGTCTCATGCCAGCAAACTGTTGCTCAGCGACCCTGTTTTACCCCAGCCTTGGCCCAGAGGAGGCTGGAGAAAGGCTCAGCACTGTCCTTCATCTTGCATGTTCTTCTTGGCATGCCACTGCTTTTCTTAATGGCAAGAGCTGCCCCTGCCACTACCATATCCATGAGGCCTGGGCAGGTTTATCCGGCCAAGGGTCTTTTTAGTGAGGATATTCATGGACACAAGGCCACTGGGCTTGCAGAACCAAACATCAGTGGGAAGATCTGAATGACATGTGTTCACTGATGCTAGGTCTCCTTTTGGTGACTGCActttttctctcccaaaatGGAGGTGGCCTCATTCTGCACACAGGGTGTATAATGCTCCCCAAAAATCTGCTCAGTGGTATGATATTTGACCTCAAGCACCATTCACAGTTCTGACTGATGTATTAGCAGTTACTTTTATCCTGAGCTTATTGATACTACTTCTTACCTTGCTCTCGGTGGCCCTGAGCCCCCCCCACACTCTTGGTTTCCACCTGTCCTTATTCAAGCATTCAAATCCTCATCAGCTTGTCTCTCATCATCACTATCTATCACACCCCCATGCCCCCCATGCTCCTTTAGGCTAATCCTCCCACATGGCTCTTCTTTCCTTCTAGCACATTGTGTTTTTCCTTAGCCCACGGGGTACTTACCCTCCCTCGTGTCAGATCCCTGTGTTGACTTCCAAGCCTAGTCTCCCTAGTCTGCAACCCCAACTTCCACTTTCATCTGTGTGTCCAATGTCCACCCTCTCCCTCAACCATTCCAGCTCCCAAGGGCGAGGGTATagtttccctctctgctcacagccctcGACTGTGGACGAGCACAGGGAGTGCGGGCAGGGTGCGGCTGGGCTGGCCGCCTTCCCCTCGGCCGCCCTCAGAGATGGATCCGTTGTTTGGCCCGAGGGCCAGGGACGGCCAGCGCTTTGGGGCGCCGACTGGGGCGGTCGGGAGGTGGGGGCGCGGAGCCCAGCCGTGCCGTGCCGACACTCGGGGCGCGGTGGCGGTGGGCGCTGACGCAGGGTGGGGCGGGCACGGCGCTATaaaggcggcggcggcggcggcggggtGGCAGCACCATGGAGAGCAGCCGGGCACTGGCGCTGTGCGCCGTGGCGGCCGCGCTGCTGCTGAGCGCCCGCGGACACGAATCGACCCCGCCGCGCCGCGTGCGCGACCTGGGACCGCCCGGTGGCGGAGGCGCCTCCCGGGAGAAGGAGCTGGTGCGGCGgaggccggggccgggcggggggcgccgccggggcgggcgcggTCTGACGGCGGCTCTGTGGTCTCTTGGCAGATCGAGGCgctgcaggaggtgctggagaaGCTCAAGAGCAAGAGGGGACCGCAGTACGAGAAGAAGTTCGGGCAGGTGCCCATGGTGGGTGTCTCGGCGGGACGGGTCGGGACAGCACCgggaagggaataaaaaggaaggggaagggagcagagcagaacgAGGCGGGACGGGACGGAATGGTAAacggacgggacgggacgggacgggaccgggacgggaagggaagggaagggaagggaagggaagggaagggaagggaagggaagggaagggaagggaagggaagggaagggaagggaagggaagggaagggaagggaagggaagggaagggaaggaagggaagggaagggaagggaagggaagggaagggaagggaagggaagggaagggaagggaagggaaaggaagggaagggaagggaagggaagggaagggaagggaagggaagggaagggaagggaagggaagggactGGTCTAGACGGGACGGGACGACACAGGAGAAAATGGGACTAGGCTAGACGGCACGGGACGTGACGGGACAGGACTGGGCGGCCGCTGGTGGCGGTCCCACTCACCGCCGGTCGCTGCCCGCAGTGCGACGCCGGGGAGCAGTGCGCCGTGAGGAAGGGGGCTCGCATCGGGAAGCTCTGCGACTGCCCCCGGGGGACGTCGTGCAATTCCTTCCTCCTCAAGTGCCTGTAAGCAGAGGCGTCCCAGGACAAGCGGCCGGGAGCGCAGGCACTGACGTCTGGCCGCCCCGACGTGCCGGCGACTTCCCGCAGCTCCTCCGCCCGAGAAACGCAGCGAGAAGCCCCCGAATCGCCCGTGTAACGCCGTCCGTGACATTCGACATCCGTggagctgttttctttctctcccctgccccaccccgtcctctccctcccctttttCCCCGCTTGTTTTTGTCCGTCCAGGAAAATCCCGGGCTGTGCCTTGGGAGTAGAGGTGCCGGTCCGGGGAGCTGGAGTGCCGTCCCAGTGCAGACCCGAGTAGTGCCAAGCCTTGCCGGGAAGCCATACTGGCCCCGTGCCGTGCCCCGGGCTGTTCGGCTCCTTCCTCGGGCGGAAAACATCCAGCCACTGTCGGCTGGAGGAGCCGGGGCCAAGGGACTCCCCTGGGGTAGCGGGGCCAGACTTCCCTTTGAGGGTAGCAGGGCCAGGCGGGATGCAGGTGTGTGCAAAGCACCCTGTCCCTCTCTCTTGCCTCCCCGCTGAGAGGACCCAGTTCGGCACACCCCAGAGCAAGCAGCCTGCAGCCCTCGGTGGGGTTCACCCACACCGCTGGCCTCAGGCCAAATCCAGCTGAGCTCACCTTGTGCTGTAGAAAATTTGGCGGGAGACACTGATGGTGTGCAGGGGGTCCGGCACTAGCCTggctggggtggggctggggggaaatCGGTTGCTTTACTAGGGTCAACCACGGAGAGAAAGCTGTCTGGATTTGTTGCAAACTACCTGGGGATATCCTACTCATGTTTCTACAATGAACTGATGTATATAAATATGTCTGTCCTCCACAGGTACACTGTGTATTTCAGCAAACTCATAATGTGTTTTAATCCTTTGTCTCTATTAATAAAGTCAGTGTTCTGATGACAGTATTTTGGGTGTTTTAATTCATGCATCGGAATCCTGAGCACTCAAAGAGAGAGGCTAAGGGTATCTCCAAAACTACTGCAAGTGTTAGTGTGTGCTTTAGCCAGGCTATCAGCTAGGTCAGGATAGGACTAGAAACCAAGGTTCATGTGttctggtgctgctcagctgacatctgctccctccccacagGCACCCAGAGGGACTGTGACAAATACAGATGCTTAGGACCTCAGGTTTTTCTTTGGAAGAGAACAGGGTGTATCTCAGCTGCAGAGACTTGTCTGGGGAGCCAGTATATGGGGGGTAAACTACCATGAGCTGGATCACAGTGTTACTGTGTGTTTGATTCCCGTAAATGATGGATGCCTGAAGGAACTTCTTGCCTCTCCTTTGTCACAATTCCTCTGTGGGTGTCTTTTTGAGAACCAGCTCTTAATTCTATCAGCATGGAGATGAGGGGCTGCATGGGCCAAGCAGACACAGGGGAAAGATATACAAGGGAATTTCATATTTCATGCTGAAGAGAGCACAAATTTAGGTGAGAAGCCCAGAGTTTTGTGAGAAAAAGGCTTCTGTAAGGCATTTGCTTTACTTCTGAACAGTAAGAGCACATAAGCAATTCTGACTGAAACAGGTACAGAGAAGCTGACTTCAAAGAGACCCACCACTGCTCATTTTGCTATCActattactactattattattgcTGGTATTATAGTTGCTGGGGTTTATtggttttattaattattatttttcaggacTGGAATGAACTCTTCTTAGCCTGAAGAAGGACAAAATAAAGGGTAGCTGAAAGCAGTCAGAGTGGTAAGGCTGTTTTAGCAGGTGGGGCCACAAGACAGGTATGCCATTCGTGGGCAAGGGAATACTGGCCTGGGAGACTGTGTATGTGGGGGAGTCAGGAGGGGAGTGTTAAATTAAAGCAGGAGCCATGGCGCACTTGGTGGGAACACTGTTCAAGGAGGACTTGACAAAGAGAAATGGGTATGTAATGAGCTGGGCTAGAGCAGTCAGGAGTtgcagctggctctgcctgccACTTTTGTGACTGTGGGTGAGTAATGCCTCTGTGTTGATAGAGCAtttgcagggctggggccaAATGTCAGGTTTTGTAAACTTGTAACTGGTTGTGGATGTTTTTTATGGTATTTCCCAGAGATATTGTAGAAATCCTTAATTTCTCAaggaataatgaaataatttttgtagcATGTCTGTTTGGTTCCCATACAAACAATATTTCGGTATTTTTTATACTTTGGCTGTTTGATGGTTCTGTCAGTATTTATTGTGTTACAGAGCACAGCTTGTGAGTATCCATACAACTATACTCTTCAAATCTAGGTTTTTACTTATAGTAGCTAACAGACAGAATGGTGTTTTTGTGTGTATATGGGTATTTATATCTTATATTTTAAATCCAGAATGTAAACTAAGCCACCCAGCTTCACTCCTTGGCACGAGTTTCTGGctgcatttaattttcccaTACCGGATAATTTTCCTATGCTTCCCTCATCTGAAATATCCCCTTTTGCTACCTCATATGGTACAATGTTATTACTTCAGGATCATTCAGAGGTGAAACTGGATTATTAAGGGCTTTATTAATCAATGGCTGTGTCCGGCCCCAAGTACCACAATAATCTCAATGAACTGCTTGTGACTCTACATGTAGCATTTACTGGAGGTGTCTTTACACAGAATGggactgaaaaatgaaatgttggACTAAAATATACAAAGAACTATTCAGCTTATGTGTTGATTTTATAGTTCTTGTTTTGCCAGATTATATTGCTCGAAATTATAAATGTGGTTTACATAAAATCAAAATCATAAATCTAAAACCTAACTTAAGGAATAAGGATTTTGGGATTACTTTCATGGTACTGACATTATGACAATACTCTCTGCAGTGTTCTGTGCACTAACCTGAGGGCTCTTACCTTGTTGATTATACATGACCACTTACATGACATTACAGATATTTCTATTGTagagattaaaacaaaataggTCAGGAGAGAAACTTGTGCTGTAAGAGTCAGGACAGAATTGGCATTTGCATATTCTTCACTCCTGAAATCAATTACATGAAAtgatacaattttaaaatataaaatatctcCTGATTTCACCTTACTAACACTTCCAAGGTGGACCCTACATACAACGTATCCAAGAcaagaaacacagattttgagGGTTCATCTTGGATTTAGACACCAGAGAGAGCTGCAAGAAATTCTGGGTTCAATAAATGTGGTTCAGAATTAATGTGTTTACTGAGTATGATGTAGAAAAACCCAGCTGCTTCAAGTCCTATCATATTAGAAGTCAACCACAGTAAATCTGCTTGCCTCCTGCTGACTCCATCTGAAgaacaaatttttctttttgactggATCTTCCAGCTAGAAAGAGATGTGAAAACTGCTCCTGACAGGCTGGTTGTCAGgttatttctttctgtgtggTGGGTTGACCAGCAGTTTCAGCcggccccacagcccaggggatCAGTGCTGTGTGCCTGGGTGACTCACCAGTTTCAGAGGCTTCTGGCAGCTCCCAGATACTTGGGTTTGACTAAAACATTACCCCTGTTTTCAGCTACTCTGCACATGAAGATGGAAACATAGAGAGACATCATGAAAAAGTCTTGCAAAAAGGTGTTAACTCAAGAGAGTGTTATATATAACTGctaactgaaataaataaaaatgaaatatagtgCTAGAAATCAAGGAATCCATGCAGAAACCCCATTTCTGTCAGTAGTGCAACCCCAATTAAGAAGCTAGTTGAACATCAGGCAGCTGGACAAACAGGCCCAGCCAGTCTGTCCAGTTAGTCTCTTTTCCTTGCCATCATGGCTTTCCCCATGTCATACCTGCTAGCACAGTGTGATCCTCCTTCTTCTAGAGCAAACCTCTTCCCAGAGACCACCTACTCAAAACTCAACTTACAATAATTATCTGTAGCCAAGTCTTCTCCAGGAGGCTCTACATAATTCTCAGGCTTGGTGGTCCTGGTGGAGGCAGGCACTGCTCTTCATTAAccagcattttgaaaatgtatgcCTATGGCTGGCAGCCCCTGGAGTAACAGATTGCACAAGTATTGAGAGGAAAACTGAGGTTCACATCAGAAGTCACAGAGTTTGGAGGTAACATTGCATGgataaaatgtatttcacatACACTGGACATTTTCTCCTGAGGTGGATTTTGCTGCTTCTCAGAttctggggtggtttttttttgttgttgtggtaGGTTTGctttgttcccccctctttcctcacCCCATTTCTTTCAGTACCTCCTTCTCTGAGTTAGCAGAGAAAACAGTTACACACTAATCAACACTGATTGATAGAATATGTGGACGTTCTCAAGTGTTCAACTTTTTTGTAACTTGTATAGAAGTACATGACATTGCATCCAGCCAGTTGCTCTTCCTTGTAGGGTTTCAGTTTAACTAAAGTAGTAGAGACTTTATGGCTCTCTGTTGGTGGTGGCTCCACCACAGATTGGAGCTGGGCAAAAATTAAACCAGCAGAAGAACAAGAGGTGGCAGTGTTGTAATGGAATGACATTCTCAGCATGCAGCTGTCTCTCATCTAAATGAGTGTGTAAGCTTAACAGTGATGAATGAGATTTTGgggaatggatttttttaaatttattttttttaatagagcaATCTGGAACACACAGCCATACCTTGCCTGTCTAGAGAATCTGTGACCTCTTACAACTCCCAGCAAGTTACCTTTCGGATCTAGGTCTCTAGGAGATGTGGTAACACCCCTTGCTGGGAAGGGAGGCTGCACAGAAAGAGACTCAGGAACCTGAGCAGCCTTCCTTCACCGCCTCCCTCAAATCCCTCATCCTGTCTGCGTGAGCCTTTTTCAGCTCAGGTCTGGGCCTTCAGATTTTGGCAAGATTGTGCAGAAGATGTGTGGGACCTGCCTGGAGCCCTTCCACACAGTCTGTCTGAAGTAGCAGCCATAATGAGAttggaaatgaaaacataaatactGATTAAGCATTCAAGGGTGGCCCTTTTAATTCCTCCCAAGTAAATGGCAAATACTCTTTTGTATGCAGTAATTGACTTGATTGCGACTTGGAGATCTTGCCTGTTTTGCCTGGGAGGCAGAACATATTCTAACTTGCAGGCACTACTGTAATAGAATGACCACACAGGAGCCAGACTTTGTCCCAGTCTTCTGGTCCCCTGTGATTGTCTTGTAGGATCCTACAGGATTCACAGAAATGATCACACCAACACAAAGAACCAGCTGCTGGGTTCCAGCTGTGAACCACAAATTACATTTGAGGGTCTGGCACAGAGAGAGTGGATGGTGGTGAGGGCTCACTTCTATGCCTGGGAAGACAGATACTCCTGGAAGCTGTGCTAAGGCACACAGGGAACAGGGAGATGATTTGaaacagccagcacagcttcaccaaGGGCAAGTCCTGCCTGGCCAACCCAGTGGCCTTCTGTGGTGGAGTGACAAGAGAAGAGCTACAGATACCTATCTGGATTTCTGTAAGGCCTTTGACACAGTCCCCCACCACATCCTCCTATCTAAATTGGAGAGAGACGGATTGAATGGGTGGACTGCTTGGTGGATGAGTAACTGACCTGATGGTCACATCCAGAGGGTAGTGGTCAACTGCCCAGTGGCCACTGATGTCCTGTCACAGATGGACATCAGTGAAAAGCAGTGTCCCTCAGTGGTCTGTATTGGGATCAGTACTGTTAAAAGTCTTCAGCAATGACACAGACAGTGGCACTAAGTGCAGGTTTGGAGATGACAtcaagctgagtggtgcagctGACATTCCTAAAGGACTGGATGCTGTCCAGAGgtgtagcagaatttctgagagaaagagggcatgatttatatttagaaggttgagctaccccagcctaggcctcagctacaggccttggtgaggccttgaagcctCTGACGCAGTTAGAAATTCAGTCTGTGgcgcagttagaaattatgttaaggtaATCACAGTATAAttgagctttctgggtgtgaagtagtataggtctgcagtgtgaaactttaaccaccttaagacaaagacaaacaatgtttgcttgccaaCGAGATTGTACTcacaattgtaaactatattgaagtgtatataaactgccatcttacAAACAATAAAGGGAGAACGTACGTTTCACCACATTGGTGCGGATCTGcgtttgtcctgtccagcctcccgGAATTTATGAGTCCCTGATTCATGTGGCGCCTGTGAACAGGGACTGGAAGACTGATGAGCCGTCAAAACGCCTCTGTGACGCTGTCAGACGGTGGCCCCCGGTCCGCGTGAAGGAGGGCGCGAAGAAGGGCTTGCGATCCCAAATCGTTGTTATCGCGGCAGAGATCTCCATTCTTTGGGACCCCACGGCGCTTTAGGACGATGGGGATTGGGATGCCGGAGCACTGAAGCCTCCTCAGTTTCCGAGTCGAGTGTTTCGACGGGAAGCGGGAAAGTCCCCGTGGTTCACAGATTGAACGGAAGCGCGGCGAAGGTGAACGACacggagcagggagctggagcgAGTGTCGCCGCTGTGTCGTGGGAAGATACGGGGCGCCTCGCAGTGGTTGGAAGGTAAGCCGCATGCAAAGCGAGTGAACAGAAAAATGGATGGTGATTTACAGGCATCTACGCAGCTTCTTTTGCATATTctaagagaggggaaaaagtaaaagaCGCTGATTTATAACAGTTAGTCCTGTGGGCCAGAAATAAAGGCAAGTTACAAAAGCCCTCACTCGTCTTCAGCGAGACCGAGTGACAAGAACTGGGGCAGTTGCTTTGGAAATCGGCTGTGGAATGcggaaaagataagaaaatgatTTTAGAATTCGGAGTGATTTGGAAGAAAGTTATGAGTACATTGCAAAGTATGTCCGCggagaggaaggcagcagaggctgcGATTCAAGCGTTTGAACAGTCGGGGGTGGAAAAGACAGAAGGGCAGGAGCCATCTCGGTTTGAAAGGTTTTTTGGTGTTGGTAATATGCCTCCGGTGCGGGGACAAAAAGCTTCAGTCGGCTCGTCAGTGCAGGAGGTTGTAGCCCGCGTTGAAAGTCGTGCGCACGCGGCGGAAGTGCCTCCTTCAGTTCCCTGGCAGAATGAGAGGCAACAGAAAGTGAGCCAGCCGTCCCGCTCTAGGGGCGGGGTGAAAGCCGAGGAGACAGGCGGGGATGATGACGAAAGGGGGCTGGCTCAGGGGACGGAAGACGGGGGCAGAGATCTAGGCAGAGATCAAGGCGGGGACGAGAGCGAGGCGGCACCGCGCCCCCAACCCCCACAGCGAGTGGCGACAGCAGCTGCGCGTGCGCGAAGGGCGACCCTGCGTTGCCCGGAGACGACAAGAGAGACCCATGCCGAGGGGGCGACGGCAGAGGCCACAACACAGACTACGGCTCTGCAGCCCGCAGCAGTCCGTCCACGTCACACTGCTGCACATCAATGTCCCCTTCCCTCAAACTCTGATTCGGATGAATCAGAATCCGATCTTTCGGATTCCAATGAAGCTTCCAAAAGAAGCGATCACAGAACAagataatgaaaacaaatatgttACAGCACAGAATAGCCAAACTCGCTGACCTTTCAAATTCACAGCCTCAATTAGAAGAATCTGAGCAGCAATTGACAATGCCAGTGGTTTTAAGAAATTCACTGCAGTCCCGGTGGGCTTCAGTGGTGAAGGATGCTATTTTAGATGAGGACTGGGAATCTGCCAGATCTTTTGCCTGCCCTGTCAtcataagaaataataatgcagtATGGGAACTTCATGAATGGAAAATTCTCCAGTCAACCAAATGGACAGTCACAGACTATGGGATCAGATCAGAGGCAGCCAGGAACATTATTCAGTATATATTTACAGCTGATGTGCTTTGTCCCTCTGATTCATCTAGCATTGCATCCTTGTTGCTGACACCTTCACAGTATCTTATGTTTGAAAGGGAATGGAGGCATCTTGCAGTTGAAGAAGCTAACAAACATGCAGTGGTGGGGGATCCTTTTTATGGTATCCAGCCAGATATGCTGACAGGGCATGGACCTTATGCAACAACCAGAGTGCAACTTACCTACCCAATTGAAATACATCAATTGTCTCAGCAGTTGGCTCGTCAGGCTTTGATTTCAGTAccagataaaaagaaaacagcacctT
This sequence is a window from Vidua chalybeata isolate OUT-0048 chromosome Z, bVidCha1 merged haplotype, whole genome shotgun sequence. Protein-coding genes within it:
- the CARTPT gene encoding cocaine- and amphetamine-regulated transcript protein: MESSRALALCAVAAALLLSARGHESTPPRRVRDLGPPGGGGASREKELIEALQEVLEKLKSKRGPQYEKKFGQVPMCDAGEQCAVRKGARIGKLCDCPRGTSCNSFLLKCL